The Alnus glutinosa chromosome 7, dhAlnGlut1.1, whole genome shotgun sequence genome includes a region encoding these proteins:
- the LOC133873641 gene encoding putative SWI/SNF-related matrix-associated actin-dependent regulator of chromatin subfamily A member 3-like 1 isoform X2: protein MEDEDPVSLFLSLDNWQESHADPDELSLAQDSPPQSPAETYLLGFVIANIVGIQYYSGTISGREMVGLVREPLNPHDSNAIKVLNTRTVQVGHIERPVAAVLAPLIDAHTILVEGIVPNARATGNRYKIPCQIHVFSRIEASEAVKSAISGAGLDLISDSDVSFTLSEAMVVKEQRKGDKSVDEIFKLVDENVSKKGALEPLEPPKDVIKSELFVHQKEGLGWLVHRENSDELPPFWEEKDGSYVNVLTNYHTDVRPEPLRGGVFADDMGLGKTLTLLSLIAFDKCGSALASAMHSASLDVEKSDEMGEEESGKKGKKGRTSKKGPLSRKKRKIGDVRFDGNVKGKSLSLCEKSFSDFGSKTTLIVCPPSVFSTWITQLEEHTWPRKLKVYMYYGNRTNDVGELKKYDIVLTTYSTLATEYRCSESPMKKIEWWRVILDEAHLIKNVNAQQSRAVTDLIAQRRWVVTGTPIQNGSFDLFSLMAFLRFAPFSVKSHWQSLVQRPLALGNQKGLSRLQVLMATISLRRTKEKGLIGLPPKVIETCYVELSREERELYDKMEGEAKSVFRCYIDAGNMMRNYSAVLSILLRLRQICIDLALCPSDLKSLLPSHNIEDVTNNPELLKKMVEVLRDGEDFDCPICISPPTNIIITRCAHLFCQACILKTLHHKPRCPLCRGPLTQSDLFSAPPEASDTDDTGVSSSKTTTSSKVSALLKFLMESRNQNPATKSVVFSQFRKMLIFLEKPLKDAGFKILRLDGSMNAKRRTQVIEEFGVPGHDGPTVLLASLKASGTGINLTAASRVYLLEPWWNPAVEDQAMDRVHRIGQKENVKIVRLIARNSIEERIVELQERKKQLAREAFGGRGPKDRREIGLDDLRTLMSM, encoded by the exons ATGGAAGATGAAGACCCAGTAAGCCTTTTCTTGAGTCTTGACAACTGGCAAGAGTCCCACGCCGACCCAGACGAACTTTCACTCGCGCAAGACTCGCCGCCGCAATCTCCCGCGGAGACCTACTTGTTGGGCTTTGTAATCGCCAACATAGTCGGAATCCAATACTACTCCGGCACCATCAGCGGCCGGGAAATGGTGGGTCTGGTCCGGGAACCCCTCAACCCGCACGACTCAAACGCCATCAAGGTCCTCAACACCCGAACCGTCCAAGTCGGACACATCGAGCGCCCTGTCGCGGCGGTCTTGGCGCCCTTGATAGACGCTCATACCATTCTCGTCGAAGGCATTGTGCCCAATGCTCGTGCCACGGGAAACAGGTACAAGATTCCTTGTCAAATTCATGTGTTTTCGAGAATTGAGGCCTCTGAGGCAGTTAAATCGGCGATTTCGGGAGCTGGGTTGGACTTGATTTCGGATTCCGACGTGTCCTTTACGCTGTCCGAGGCCATGGTGGTGAAGGAGCAGAGGAAGGGTGACAAGAGTGTAGATGAGATTTTCAAGCTTGTTGATGAGAATGTGAGCAAGAAGGGTGCGTTGGAACCGTTGGAGCCACCGAAGGATGTGATCAAATCGGAGCTCTTTGTGCATCAGAAGGAGGGGTTGGGATGGTTGGTTCATAGAGAGAACTCGGACGAATTGCCGCCTTTTTGGGAGGAGAAAGATGGGTCTTATGTCAATGTTTTGACGAATTACCATACGGATGTGCGGCCGGAGCCTTTGCGAGGTGGGGTTTTTGCGGATGATATGGGGTTGGGTAAGACTCTAACTTTGCTCTCTTTGATTGCTTTTGATAAATGCGGTAGTGCTCTTGCTTCTGCAATGCATAGTGCTAGTTTAGATGTAGAAAAGTCTGATGAAATGGGTGAGGAGGAGAGTGGTAAGAAGGGTAAGAAGGGAAGAACTAGCAAGAAGGGTCCCCTGTCGcggaaaaaacgaaaaattggTGATGTGAGATTTGATGGCAATGTGAAAGGAAAATCTTTAAGTCTGTGTGAGAAGTCTTTTAGTGATTTTGGCAGCAAGACAACTTTAATTGTGTGCCCGCCTTCTGTGTTTTCAACGTGGATAACACAGTTAGAAGAGCATACTTGGCCTCGAAAGTTGAAGGTATATATGTATTATGGGAATCGGACAAATGATGTTGGGGAGCTCAAAAAGTATGATATAGTATTAACTACATATAGTACTCTGGCTACTGAATATCGTTGTTCGGAATCCCCCATGAAGAAGATTGAATGGTGGCGGGTCATTTTGGATGAGGCACACTTGATAAAGAATGTAAATGCTCAACAAAGTCGAGCTGTCACTGATTTGATAGCCCAGCGGAGGTGGGTTGTTACGGGAACGCCCATTCAGAATGGCtcatttgatttgttttctttgatGGCATTCTTGCGGTTTGCGCCATTTTCAGTCAAGAGTCATTGGCAAAGCTTGGTACAGCGTCCGCTTGCTCTGGGAAACCAAAAGGGGCTCTCACGTCTGCAG GTTCTAATGGCAACCATTTCTTTgcgaagaacaaaagaaaagggattGATTGGGTTGCCACCTAAAGTTATAGAGACTTGTTATGTGGAACTTTCTAGAGAAGAACGTGAACTGTATGATAAGATGGAAGGGGAAGCTAAGAGTGTTTTCCGGTGTTATATTGATGCTGGTAATATGATGCGCAACTACTCAGCTGTACTTAGTATACTCCTCCGACTTCGCCAGATATGTATTGATTTGGCCTTGTGCCCTTCAGATCTCAAATCACTGCTCCCTTCTCACAACATTGAAG ACGTAACCAATAACCCAGAGTTGCTGAAAAAGATGGTTGAGGTGCTGCGAGATGGTGAAGATTTTGACTGTCCAATATGCATTTCACCACCAactaatattattattacacgTTGTGCTCATTTATTTTGCCAAGCCTGTATTTTGAAGACCCTACATCACAAACCCCGCTGCCCACTTTGTCGGGGTCCCTTGACACAGTCTGACCTGTTCTCAGCCCCTCCAGAAGCTTCTGACACTGATGACACTGGAGTATCCTCTTCAAAAACAACCACATCTTCCAAAGTCTCTGCTCTTCTAAAATTTCTCATGGAATCAAGGAATCAAAACCCAGCTACAAAATCAGTAGTATTTTCACAGTTCCGTAAGATGTTGATATTTCTTGAAAAGCCCCTAAAAGATGCTGGTTTCAAGATTTTGCGCTTAGATGGGTCGATGAATGCAAAGCGAAGGACTCAAGTAATTGAAGAATTCGGTGTCCCTGGACATGATGGACCCACTGTTTTGCTTGCGAGTCTTAAGGCTTCAGGAACAGGTATAAACCTTACCGCTGCTTCTAGAGTCTACTTGTTGGAGCCATGGTGGAATCCGGCAGTTGAGGATCAGGCAATGGATCGGGTCCACCGGATTGGGCAGAAGGAGAATGTGAAGATTGTGAGGTTGATTGCTCGAAATAGCATTGAAGAGAGGAT
- the LOC133873641 gene encoding putative SWI/SNF-related matrix-associated actin-dependent regulator of chromatin subfamily A member 3-like 1 isoform X1 yields the protein MEDEDPVSLFLSLDNWQESHADPDELSLAQDSPPQSPAETYLLGFVIANIVGIQYYSGTISGREMVGLVREPLNPHDSNAIKVLNTRTVQVGHIERPVAAVLAPLIDAHTILVEGIVPNARATGNRYKIPCQIHVFSRIEASEAVKSAISGAGLDLISDSDVSFTLSEAMVVKEQRKGDKSVDEIFKLVDENVSKKGALEPLEPPKDVIKSELFVHQKEGLGWLVHRENSDELPPFWEEKDGSYVNVLTNYHTDVRPEPLRGGVFADDMGLGKTLTLLSLIAFDKCGSALASAMHSASLDVEKSDEMGEEESGKKGKKGRTSKKGPLSRKKRKIGDVRFDGNVKGKSLSLCEKSFSDFGSKTTLIVCPPSVFSTWITQLEEHTWPRKLKVYMYYGNRTNDVGELKKYDIVLTTYSTLATEYRCSESPMKKIEWWRVILDEAHLIKNVNAQQSRAVTDLIAQRRWVVTGTPIQNGSFDLFSLMAFLRFAPFSVKSHWQSLVQRPLALGNQKGLSRLQVLMATISLRRTKEKGLIGLPPKVIETCYVELSREERELYDKMEGEAKSVFRCYIDAGNMMRNYSAVLSILLRLRQICIDLALCPSDLKSLLPSHNIEADVTNNPELLKKMVEVLRDGEDFDCPICISPPTNIIITRCAHLFCQACILKTLHHKPRCPLCRGPLTQSDLFSAPPEASDTDDTGVSSSKTTTSSKVSALLKFLMESRNQNPATKSVVFSQFRKMLIFLEKPLKDAGFKILRLDGSMNAKRRTQVIEEFGVPGHDGPTVLLASLKASGTGINLTAASRVYLLEPWWNPAVEDQAMDRVHRIGQKENVKIVRLIARNSIEERIVELQERKKQLAREAFGGRGPKDRREIGLDDLRTLMSM from the exons ATGGAAGATGAAGACCCAGTAAGCCTTTTCTTGAGTCTTGACAACTGGCAAGAGTCCCACGCCGACCCAGACGAACTTTCACTCGCGCAAGACTCGCCGCCGCAATCTCCCGCGGAGACCTACTTGTTGGGCTTTGTAATCGCCAACATAGTCGGAATCCAATACTACTCCGGCACCATCAGCGGCCGGGAAATGGTGGGTCTGGTCCGGGAACCCCTCAACCCGCACGACTCAAACGCCATCAAGGTCCTCAACACCCGAACCGTCCAAGTCGGACACATCGAGCGCCCTGTCGCGGCGGTCTTGGCGCCCTTGATAGACGCTCATACCATTCTCGTCGAAGGCATTGTGCCCAATGCTCGTGCCACGGGAAACAGGTACAAGATTCCTTGTCAAATTCATGTGTTTTCGAGAATTGAGGCCTCTGAGGCAGTTAAATCGGCGATTTCGGGAGCTGGGTTGGACTTGATTTCGGATTCCGACGTGTCCTTTACGCTGTCCGAGGCCATGGTGGTGAAGGAGCAGAGGAAGGGTGACAAGAGTGTAGATGAGATTTTCAAGCTTGTTGATGAGAATGTGAGCAAGAAGGGTGCGTTGGAACCGTTGGAGCCACCGAAGGATGTGATCAAATCGGAGCTCTTTGTGCATCAGAAGGAGGGGTTGGGATGGTTGGTTCATAGAGAGAACTCGGACGAATTGCCGCCTTTTTGGGAGGAGAAAGATGGGTCTTATGTCAATGTTTTGACGAATTACCATACGGATGTGCGGCCGGAGCCTTTGCGAGGTGGGGTTTTTGCGGATGATATGGGGTTGGGTAAGACTCTAACTTTGCTCTCTTTGATTGCTTTTGATAAATGCGGTAGTGCTCTTGCTTCTGCAATGCATAGTGCTAGTTTAGATGTAGAAAAGTCTGATGAAATGGGTGAGGAGGAGAGTGGTAAGAAGGGTAAGAAGGGAAGAACTAGCAAGAAGGGTCCCCTGTCGcggaaaaaacgaaaaattggTGATGTGAGATTTGATGGCAATGTGAAAGGAAAATCTTTAAGTCTGTGTGAGAAGTCTTTTAGTGATTTTGGCAGCAAGACAACTTTAATTGTGTGCCCGCCTTCTGTGTTTTCAACGTGGATAACACAGTTAGAAGAGCATACTTGGCCTCGAAAGTTGAAGGTATATATGTATTATGGGAATCGGACAAATGATGTTGGGGAGCTCAAAAAGTATGATATAGTATTAACTACATATAGTACTCTGGCTACTGAATATCGTTGTTCGGAATCCCCCATGAAGAAGATTGAATGGTGGCGGGTCATTTTGGATGAGGCACACTTGATAAAGAATGTAAATGCTCAACAAAGTCGAGCTGTCACTGATTTGATAGCCCAGCGGAGGTGGGTTGTTACGGGAACGCCCATTCAGAATGGCtcatttgatttgttttctttgatGGCATTCTTGCGGTTTGCGCCATTTTCAGTCAAGAGTCATTGGCAAAGCTTGGTACAGCGTCCGCTTGCTCTGGGAAACCAAAAGGGGCTCTCACGTCTGCAG GTTCTAATGGCAACCATTTCTTTgcgaagaacaaaagaaaagggattGATTGGGTTGCCACCTAAAGTTATAGAGACTTGTTATGTGGAACTTTCTAGAGAAGAACGTGAACTGTATGATAAGATGGAAGGGGAAGCTAAGAGTGTTTTCCGGTGTTATATTGATGCTGGTAATATGATGCGCAACTACTCAGCTGTACTTAGTATACTCCTCCGACTTCGCCAGATATGTATTGATTTGGCCTTGTGCCCTTCAGATCTCAAATCACTGCTCCCTTCTCACAACATTGAAG CAGACGTAACCAATAACCCAGAGTTGCTGAAAAAGATGGTTGAGGTGCTGCGAGATGGTGAAGATTTTGACTGTCCAATATGCATTTCACCACCAactaatattattattacacgTTGTGCTCATTTATTTTGCCAAGCCTGTATTTTGAAGACCCTACATCACAAACCCCGCTGCCCACTTTGTCGGGGTCCCTTGACACAGTCTGACCTGTTCTCAGCCCCTCCAGAAGCTTCTGACACTGATGACACTGGAGTATCCTCTTCAAAAACAACCACATCTTCCAAAGTCTCTGCTCTTCTAAAATTTCTCATGGAATCAAGGAATCAAAACCCAGCTACAAAATCAGTAGTATTTTCACAGTTCCGTAAGATGTTGATATTTCTTGAAAAGCCCCTAAAAGATGCTGGTTTCAAGATTTTGCGCTTAGATGGGTCGATGAATGCAAAGCGAAGGACTCAAGTAATTGAAGAATTCGGTGTCCCTGGACATGATGGACCCACTGTTTTGCTTGCGAGTCTTAAGGCTTCAGGAACAGGTATAAACCTTACCGCTGCTTCTAGAGTCTACTTGTTGGAGCCATGGTGGAATCCGGCAGTTGAGGATCAGGCAATGGATCGGGTCCACCGGATTGGGCAGAAGGAGAATGTGAAGATTGTGAGGTTGATTGCTCGAAATAGCATTGAAGAGAGGAT